A genomic segment from Pseudobacteriovorax antillogorgiicola encodes:
- a CDS encoding zinc ribbon domain-containing protein, translated as MCSSCEEIPDSAPKGVKDLGVREWVCSSCGALHDRDVNAALNILRFGRESLVS; from the coding sequence ATCTGTTCTAGCTGTGAAGAGATTCCAGATAGCGCACCGAAAGGTGTGAAAGATCTTGGGGTGAGAGAGTGGGTGTGCAGCAGTTGTGGAGCGCTCCATGATCGTGATGTAAATGCTGCACTGAACATTCTCCGATTCGGGCGTGAATCGCTGGTGTCCTGA